Proteins from a single region of Polyangiaceae bacterium:
- a CDS encoding response regulator, which translates to MSQGSGAGPNQDALDVVVVDDDARWRETAAQPFRQRGDRVRTFADGLQALAECIEDPPDVILSDVQMPRMDGWQLLRMIRARPTLARTPVVFLTSLDGDAERLKGYQLGVDAYVPKPFRPEELLLRVRRLVRQALSTPPEANEQVMRGDLRHVGVAALMSFIAAERKSGQLLVVGERVARVFLDDGRPVRAEIEGARMSQSSRSVILDLFDWTEGEFELSEGEVSQLDEVRASINELVLEHARMVDEGKR; encoded by the coding sequence ATGTCGCAAGGCAGCGGAGCGGGACCGAACCAGGACGCCTTGGACGTCGTCGTCGTGGATGACGACGCGCGTTGGCGTGAGACCGCAGCGCAACCTTTTCGTCAGCGGGGAGATCGCGTTCGCACCTTCGCCGACGGTCTGCAAGCGCTCGCCGAGTGCATCGAGGACCCGCCCGACGTGATCCTGTCGGACGTGCAAATGCCACGCATGGACGGCTGGCAACTGTTGCGCATGATTCGCGCGCGCCCCACGCTGGCTCGAACCCCCGTGGTCTTCCTGACCTCCTTGGACGGCGACGCGGAGCGCTTGAAGGGCTATCAGCTCGGGGTCGACGCCTACGTGCCCAAGCCCTTTCGTCCGGAAGAGCTACTGCTGCGAGTCCGTCGGTTGGTGCGCCAAGCGCTCTCGACTCCTCCGGAGGCGAACGAGCAAGTCATGCGCGGGGACCTTCGCCACGTCGGCGTCGCCGCATTGATGAGTTTCATCGCGGCTGAGCGCAAGTCCGGGCAGCTTCTTGTGGTCGGAGAGCGGGTCGCTCGCGTGTTCCTCGACGATGGGCGCCCCGTGCGGGCGGAGATCGAGGGCGCTCGCATGAGTCAGAGCTCGCGCTCGGTGATTCTGGACTTGTTCGATTGGACCGAAGGCGAGTTCGAGCTCTCCGAGGGGGAGGTGTCTCAGCTCGACGAGGTCCGCGCCAGCATCAACGAGCTGGTGCTCGAGCACGCGCGCATGGTCGACGAAGGCAAGCGCTGA
- a CDS encoding acyl-CoA dehydrogenase: MTHAALTQLTDEERMFRDSVLAFAREQVAPKVAKMDHDGALDKSLLPHLFELGVMGIEVPGEWGGAESSFFNAILAVEAFGVVDPSISVLVDVQNTLVNNCILRWANTAQKQKYFPRMTSEWVGSYALSESGSGSDAFALAARAQKKGDRWVLNGRKLWITNGAESSLFIVFANVAPEQGYRGITAFLVEKDFKGFTVGKKEDKLGIRASSTCELVLEDCEVPEENVLGEVGKGYKIAIETLNEGRIGIGSQMVGTAQGAFDYAMRYMGERKQFGKPIAEFQGLEFQYAQVATEIEAARLMVYNAARLKDAGKPFVREAAMAKLFSSQVAERAASMCVEFLGGVGFTKEYPVEKFYRDAKIGKIYEGTSNMQLATIAKLLRADYAQG; encoded by the coding sequence ATGACCCATGCCGCCCTCACTCAGCTCACCGACGAAGAACGGATGTTCCGCGACTCGGTGCTCGCCTTCGCACGCGAGCAGGTCGCGCCGAAGGTTGCGAAAATGGACCACGACGGCGCCCTGGACAAGAGCTTGCTTCCCCACCTGTTCGAGCTGGGCGTGATGGGTATCGAGGTGCCGGGAGAGTGGGGCGGAGCCGAGAGCTCCTTCTTCAACGCGATTCTGGCGGTCGAGGCCTTCGGCGTCGTGGATCCGAGCATCAGCGTGCTCGTGGACGTGCAGAACACTTTGGTGAACAACTGCATCTTGCGCTGGGCCAACACCGCGCAGAAGCAGAAGTACTTTCCGCGCATGACCAGCGAGTGGGTCGGCTCCTACGCCCTGAGTGAGAGCGGCTCCGGCTCGGATGCCTTCGCTCTCGCCGCGCGGGCGCAGAAGAAGGGCGACCGCTGGGTGCTCAATGGTCGCAAGCTCTGGATCACCAACGGCGCCGAGAGCTCCCTGTTCATCGTCTTCGCGAACGTCGCACCCGAGCAGGGCTATCGCGGCATCACGGCCTTCTTGGTCGAGAAGGACTTCAAGGGCTTCACCGTCGGCAAGAAGGAAGACAAGCTCGGCATCCGCGCCTCCAGTACCTGCGAGCTGGTGCTCGAGGACTGTGAAGTGCCGGAAGAGAACGTGCTGGGCGAGGTGGGCAAGGGCTACAAGATCGCCATCGAGACCCTGAACGAGGGCCGCATCGGCATCGGATCGCAGATGGTGGGCACGGCCCAGGGCGCCTTCGACTACGCGATGCGCTACATGGGGGAGCGCAAGCAGTTCGGCAAACCCATCGCCGAGTTCCAGGGGCTGGAGTTCCAGTACGCCCAGGTGGCAACCGAGATCGAGGCCGCGCGGTTGATGGTCTACAACGCCGCGCGCTTGAAGGATGCGGGCAAGCCCTTCGTGCGCGAGGCGGCGATGGCGAAGCTGTTCTCGTCACAGGTCGCGGAGCGCGCCGCGTCGATGTGCGTGGAGTTCCTGGGCGGCGTGGGCTTCACCAAGGAGTACCCGGTGGAGAAGTTCTACCGCGACGCGAAGATCGGCAAGATTTACGAGGGCACCAGCAACATGCAACTCGCCACCATCGCCAAGCTGCTGCGCGCCGACTACGCCCAGGGCTGA
- the aroC gene encoding chorismate synthase, with the protein MAGNSFGQAFVITTAGESHGPANVVIIDGCPPGLPLSEDDLRQDLARRRPGQSHLTTQRQESDEAEILAGVFEGKTTGTSIAILVRNRDQKSRDYDDIKDKYRPGHADFSYDQKYGLRDYRGGGRASARETVVRVAAGAVAKKLIAQAFGGNVLGYVKQVGDIVAEIPDPAAVTLASVEQLPDGTPNAIRCPDPAAAARMTALVEAVRKDQDSIGGVAEIVATGVPAGLGEPVFDKLKADFGKALFSVPGVLGVEYGAGFAAALTRGSHHNDPFVSDGAQPSPRISTSKNDHGGVLGGISTGMPIVLRAALKPTSSLPREQATVTSAGETTTLRTRGRHDPCLLPRFVPIAEAMIAIVLADHWLRWCGQRAALR; encoded by the coding sequence ATGGCGGGCAACAGCTTCGGTCAAGCATTCGTCATCACGACTGCGGGGGAGTCCCATGGTCCCGCGAACGTCGTGATCATCGACGGCTGCCCGCCAGGCTTGCCCCTGAGCGAGGATGACCTGCGGCAAGACCTAGCGCGCCGCCGCCCGGGCCAGAGTCACCTCACCACCCAACGCCAAGAGAGCGACGAAGCGGAGATCCTCGCCGGGGTCTTCGAGGGAAAGACCACCGGGACCAGCATCGCGATCTTGGTGCGCAATCGAGATCAGAAGAGCCGCGACTACGACGACATCAAGGACAAGTATCGCCCCGGGCATGCAGACTTCAGCTACGACCAGAAGTACGGACTGCGCGATTACCGCGGGGGCGGCCGAGCCAGTGCGCGCGAGACGGTGGTGCGCGTTGCGGCCGGGGCCGTGGCGAAGAAGCTGATCGCGCAGGCATTCGGCGGCAACGTCCTGGGCTACGTGAAGCAAGTCGGCGACATAGTCGCCGAAATTCCAGACCCCGCTGCCGTGACCCTGGCGAGCGTCGAGCAGCTCCCCGACGGAACTCCGAACGCGATTCGCTGCCCGGACCCTGCCGCCGCCGCACGCATGACCGCCCTGGTCGAGGCCGTGCGCAAGGACCAAGACTCCATCGGGGGCGTTGCGGAGATCGTGGCGACGGGCGTGCCCGCCGGCCTCGGGGAGCCGGTCTTCGACAAACTCAAGGCCGACTTCGGCAAGGCGTTGTTCAGCGTGCCTGGAGTCCTTGGGGTCGAGTACGGCGCGGGGTTTGCCGCAGCACTCACCCGAGGCAGTCACCACAACGATCCCTTCGTCAGTGACGGCGCGCAGCCGAGCCCTCGCATCAGCACTTCGAAGAACGATCACGGCGGCGTGCTCGGCGGCATCTCCACCGGCATGCCCATCGTCTTGCGCGCGGCGCTCAAGCCCACCAGCAGCTTGCCGCGGGAACAGGCGACGGTGACGAGCGCCGGCGAGACGACCACCCTGCGGACGCGCGGTCGCCACGACCCCTGTTTGCTGCCTAGATTCGTGCCCATCGCCGAGGCCATGATCGCCATCGTGCTGGCCGACCACTGGCTGCGCTGGTGCGGCCAGCGCGCTGCTTTGCGCTGA
- a CDS encoding glutathione S-transferase family protein yields MPEPYRLITMGPSHFCEKARWALQRARVPFVEEQHLPLFHAVASYRAGGRRSVPVLVTDSGVLADSTDILELADRQCGGRLYGVGAVRQDAKALEERLDGRFGPDTRRIVYFHILGDSALVLRVFGRGTPVGERVSARLTFPLIRAAMRSSMHITEEATKRSLSRVDEIFSEMSARLEDTGRYLTGEQLTAADITFAALAAPVLLPAQYPVVMPPLSDLPKELTQLVERLRVTRAGRFVLELYETERATVLPPDGS; encoded by the coding sequence ATGCCCGAGCCCTATCGCCTGATCACCATGGGCCCCAGCCACTTCTGTGAGAAAGCGCGCTGGGCGCTGCAGCGTGCTCGCGTGCCGTTCGTGGAAGAGCAGCATCTGCCGCTGTTTCATGCGGTGGCGAGCTATCGCGCAGGGGGTCGTCGTTCGGTGCCGGTGCTGGTGACGGACAGCGGGGTCTTGGCGGACTCGACGGACATCTTGGAACTGGCGGACCGTCAGTGCGGCGGAAGACTCTACGGTGTTGGTGCCGTGCGCCAGGACGCCAAGGCCCTTGAGGAACGCTTGGACGGGCGCTTCGGGCCCGACACGCGGCGCATCGTGTACTTCCACATCCTGGGCGACTCGGCGCTGGTGCTACGCGTGTTCGGACGCGGAACACCGGTTGGCGAGCGCGTCAGCGCGCGCCTCACGTTTCCGCTGATCCGCGCGGCGATGCGCAGCAGCATGCACATCACCGAAGAGGCGACGAAGCGGTCGCTGTCGCGGGTGGACGAGATCTTCAGCGAGATGAGCGCGCGGCTGGAAGATACCGGGCGCTACCTGACCGGCGAACAACTGACCGCCGCGGACATCACCTTTGCCGCTCTGGCCGCGCCAGTGCTCTTGCCGGCTCAGTACCCCGTGGTCATGCCGCCGCTGAGCGACCTGCCGAAGGAACTGACGCAGTTGGTGGAACGTCTACGCGTGACTCGCGCCGGTCGCTTCGTGCTCGAGCTGTACGAGACCGAGCGCGCAACGGTGCTACCGCCGGACGGCAGTTGA